In Helicobacter pylori, a single genomic region encodes these proteins:
- the map gene encoding type I methionyl aminopeptidase has product MAISIKSPKEIKALRKAGELTAQALALLEREVRPGVSLLELDKMAEDFIKSSHARPAFKGLYGFPNSVCMSLNEVVIHGIPTDYVLQEGDIIGLDLGVEVDGYYGDSALTLPIGAISPQDEKLLACSKESLMHAINSIRVGMHFKELSQILESAITERGFVPLKGFCGHGIGKKPHEEPEIPNYLEKGVKANSGPKIKEGMVFCLEPMVCQKQGEPKILADKWSVVSVDGLNTSHHEHTIAIVGNKAVILTER; this is encoded by the coding sequence ATGGCGATCTCTATTAAAAGCCCAAAAGAAATCAAAGCTCTAAGAAAAGCTGGGGAATTGACCGCACAAGCGTTAGCCCTTTTAGAGCGAGAAGTAAGGCCTGGGGTTTCACTTTTAGAGCTGGATAAAATGGCTGAAGATTTTATCAAATCCTCGCATGCTAGGCCTGCTTTTAAGGGGCTCTATGGTTTCCCTAACTCTGTGTGCATGTCCTTAAATGAGGTGGTCATTCATGGCATTCCTACGGATTATGTTTTACAAGAAGGGGATATTATAGGCTTGGATTTGGGGGTGGAGGTGGATGGCTATTATGGCGATTCAGCCCTCACGCTTCCCATAGGCGCGATAAGCCCGCAAGATGAAAAATTGCTCGCTTGCTCTAAAGAGAGCTTGATGCATGCCATTAATTCAATCAGGGTGGGCATGCATTTTAAAGAGTTGAGTCAGATTTTAGAGAGCGCTATTACAGAAAGGGGCTTTGTGCCTTTGAAAGGATTTTGTGGGCATGGCATTGGTAAAAAACCCCATGAAGAGCCAGAAATCCCCAACTACCTAGAAAAAGGCGTCAAGGCTAATAGCGGCCCTAAAATCAAAGAGGGCATGGTATTTTGCTTAGAGCCTATGGTGTGTCAAAAACAGGGCGAGCCTAAAATACTAGCGGATAAGTGGAGCGTGGTTTCAGTGGATGGGCTTAACACAAGCCACCATGAGCATACTATCGCTATAGTTGGCAATAAAGCAGTGATTCTTACGGAGCGTTAA
- a CDS encoding 50S ribosomal protein L15: MGLENLKPAKGSVKKIKRVGRGQGSGMGKTATRGGKGQTARTGYKAKRGFEGGQQPLQRRLPKIGFRTKDSHIYSINVEKNGAIKNLEEITFSSLRALHHFPLYIEGVKLIGKDAKNLASKIKDERIKTSGQK, from the coding sequence GATTAGAAAATTTAAAACCGGCTAAAGGTAGCGTTAAAAAAATCAAACGAGTGGGCCGTGGTCAAGGAAGCGGCATGGGAAAGACGGCCACAAGGGGCGGTAAAGGCCAAACCGCAAGGACAGGCTATAAGGCTAAAAGAGGCTTTGAAGGAGGGCAACAACCCTTACAACGCCGTTTGCCTAAAATAGGTTTTAGGACTAAAGATTCTCATATCTATTCTATCAATGTAGAAAAGAATGGAGCGATTAAAAATTTAGAAGAAATCACTTTTTCAAGCTTGCGCGCTTTGCACCATTTCCCCCTTTATATTGAAGGCGTGAAATTGATCGGTAAAGACGCTAAAAACCTAGCTTCTAAAATTAAAGATGAGAGAATCAAAACAAGCGGGCAGAAGTAA
- the rpmJ gene encoding 50S ribosomal protein L36 has protein sequence MKVRPSVKKMCDKCKIIKRRGVIRVICATPKHKQRQG, from the coding sequence ATGAAAGTCAGGCCATCAGTGAAAAAGATGTGCGATAAGTGCAAAATCATTAAAAGAAGGGGCGTTATTAGAGTGATCTGCGCTACCCCTAAACACAAACAAAGACAAGGATAA
- a CDS encoding 30S ribosomal protein S13, giving the protein MARIAGVDLPKKKRVEYALTYIYGIGLKSSREILEAVGISFDKRVHELSEDEVSSIAKKIQQSYLVEGDLRKKVQMDIKSLMDLGNYRGIRHRKGLPVRGQTTKNNARTRKGKKKTVGSK; this is encoded by the coding sequence ATGGCAAGGATTGCTGGTGTGGATTTACCAAAAAAGAAGAGAGTAGAGTATGCCCTTACCTATATTTATGGGATTGGGCTTAAGAGTTCCAGAGAGATTTTAGAAGCGGTAGGCATTTCTTTTGACAAGCGCGTGCATGAATTGAGTGAAGATGAAGTGTCTAGTATCGCTAAAAAAATCCAACAAAGCTACCTAGTAGAGGGCGATTTGCGTAAAAAAGTTCAAATGGATATTAAATCTTTAATGGACTTAGGGAATTATCGTGGGATCAGGCATCGTAAGGGTCTTCCTGTAAGAGGCCAAACCACCAAAAATAATGCTAGGACTCGTAAGGGTAAGAAAAAAACCGTGGGTAGCAAGTAG
- a CDS encoding 30S ribosomal protein S11 has protein sequence MAKRNVTAKKKVVKKNIARGVVYISATFNNTNITITDEMGNVICWSTAGGLGFKGSKKSTPYAAQQAVESALSKAKEHGVKEVGIKVQGPGSGRETAIKSVGATEGVKVLWIKDITPLPHNGCRPPKRRRV, from the coding sequence ATGGCTAAGAGAAATGTAACGGCTAAAAAGAAAGTAGTCAAAAAGAATATTGCTAGAGGGGTTGTTTATATTTCAGCGACCTTTAATAATACCAACATCACTATCACTGATGAAATGGGTAATGTGATTTGCTGGAGCACGGCGGGCGGTTTAGGGTTTAAAGGCTCTAAAAAATCCACCCCTTATGCGGCCCAACAAGCTGTAGAAAGCGCTCTAAGCAAGGCTAAAGAGCATGGCGTTAAAGAAGTGGGCATTAAGGTTCAAGGGCCAGGAAGTGGGCGTGAGACCGCTATTAAGAGCGTGGGCGCGACAGAGGGCGTTAAAGTGCTTTGGATTAAAGACATCACCCCGCTCCCTCATAATGGTTGCAGACCCCCTAAAAGAAGAAGAGTGTAA
- a CDS encoding DNA-directed RNA polymerase subunit alpha produces MKVIKTAPLIPSEIKVLEKEGNRVKISLAPFEFGYAVTLAHPIRRLLLLSSVGYAPVGLKIEGVHHEFDSLRGVTEDVSLFIMNLKNIRFIAKALVGQDSSLENQSVVVDYSFKGPMELRARDLNSEHIEIVNPEMPLATINEDAQLNFSLIIYKGMGYVPSENTRELMPEGYMPLDGSFTPIKKVVYEIENVLVEGDPNYEKIIFDIETDGQIDPYKAFLSAVKVMSKQLGVFGERPIANTEYSGDYAQRDDAKDLSAKIESMNLSARCFNCLDKIGIKYVGELVLMSEGELKGVKNMGKKSYDEIAEKLNDLGYPVGTELSPEQRESLKKRLEKLEDKGGND; encoded by the coding sequence ATGAAAGTTATCAAAACAGCACCTTTGATCCCATCAGAAATTAAGGTGCTAGAGAAAGAGGGCAATCGGGTTAAGATTTCTCTGGCTCCATTTGAGTTTGGTTACGCTGTTACGCTCGCTCATCCTATTAGAAGACTCTTGCTTTTAAGCTCTGTGGGGTATGCTCCTGTAGGTTTAAAGATTGAAGGTGTGCATCATGAGTTTGACTCTTTAAGGGGGGTTACTGAAGATGTGTCGCTTTTTATCATGAATTTAAAGAATATCCGCTTTATAGCTAAGGCGTTAGTGGGGCAGGATAGCTCTTTAGAAAACCAATCGGTTGTGGTGGATTATTCTTTTAAAGGGCCTATGGAGCTTAGGGCTAGGGATTTGAATTCTGAGCATATAGAAATCGTCAATCCGGAAATGCCCCTAGCGACAATCAACGAAGACGCTCAATTGAATTTTTCGCTCATTATCTATAAAGGAATGGGGTATGTCCCAAGCGAAAACACAAGGGAATTGATGCCTGAGGGCTACATGCCATTAGACGGATCTTTCACGCCGATTAAAAAGGTCGTTTATGAGATTGAAAATGTTTTGGTTGAGGGCGATCCCAACTATGAAAAAATCATTTTTGATATTGAAACAGACGGGCAGATTGACCCTTATAAAGCGTTTTTATCAGCGGTGAAAGTGATGAGCAAGCAACTGGGCGTTTTTGGCGAAAGACCCATTGCTAACACGGAGTATTCAGGCGATTACGCTCAAAGAGATGACGCTAAAGATTTGAGCGCTAAGATTGAAAGCATGAATTTGAGTGCCAGGTGTTTTAATTGCTTGGATAAAATCGGCATCAAGTATGTGGGCGAACTCGTGTTGATGAGCGAAGGAGAGCTTAAGGGCGTGAAAAACATGGGTAAAAAATCCTATGATGAAATCGCTGAAAAATTGAATGATTTGGGCTATCCGGTAGGCACAGAATTAAGCCCTGAACAAAGAGAGAGTTTAAAGAAAAGATTAGAAAAATTAGAAGATAAAGGAGGTAACGACTGA
- the secY gene encoding preprotein translocase subunit SecY — protein sequence MNKAIASKILITLGFLFLYRVLAYIPIPGVDLAAIKAFFDSNSNNALGLFNMFSGNAVSRLSIISLGIMPYITSSIIMELLSATFPNLAKMKKERDGMQKYMQIVRYLTILITLIQAVSVSVGLRSISGGVNGAIMIDMQVFMIVSAFSMLTGTMLLMWIGEQITQRGVGNGISLIIFAGIVSGIPSAISGTFNLVNTGVINILMLIGIVLIVLATIFAIIYVELAERRIPISYARKVVMQNQNKRIMNYIPIKLNLSGVIPPIFASALLVFPSTILQQATSNKTLQAIADFLSPQGYAYNILMFLLIIFFAYFYSSIVFNSKDIADNLRRNGGYIPGLRPGEGTSSFLNSVASKLTLWGSLYLALISTVPWILVKAMGVPFYFGGTAVLIVVQVAIDTMKKIEAQIYMSKYKTLSAVGF from the coding sequence ATGAATAAAGCTATTGCTAGTAAGATACTCATCACTTTGGGTTTTTTATTTCTCTACAGAGTCTTAGCTTATATCCCCATTCCTGGCGTAGATTTAGCAGCGATCAAGGCTTTTTTTGACAGCAATTCCAACAACGCTTTGGGGTTGTTTAACATGTTTAGCGGGAATGCGGTTTCTCGCTTGAGCATTATCTCTTTGGGTATCATGCCTTATATCACTTCTTCAATTATCATGGAGCTTTTGAGCGCGACTTTCCCCAACCTGGCTAAAATGAAAAAAGAGCGAGACGGCATGCAAAAATACATGCAAATTGTGCGCTATTTGACCATTTTAATCACCCTAATCCAAGCGGTGAGCGTTTCAGTGGGCTTAAGGAGCATTAGCGGAGGAGTCAATGGAGCGATCATGATTGATATGCAAGTCTTTATGATCGTTTCAGCGTTTTCTATGCTTACAGGGACGATGCTGCTCATGTGGATAGGGGAGCAAATCACGCAAAGGGGCGTGGGGAATGGGATCAGTCTCATTATTTTTGCCGGGATTGTTTCAGGGATCCCATCGGCTATTTCAGGCACATTCAACTTGGTCAATACGGGCGTTATTAATATCTTAATGCTCATTGGTATTGTGCTGATTGTTTTAGCGACTATTTTTGCGATTATCTATGTGGAATTAGCCGAGCGCAGGATCCCTATTTCTTATGCGCGTAAAGTGGTGATGCAAAACCAAAACAAGCGCATCATGAATTACATTCCCATTAAGTTGAATTTAAGCGGGGTGATCCCTCCTATTTTCGCTTCAGCTTTGCTCGTGTTCCCTTCTACGATTTTGCAGCAAGCCACAAGCAACAAAACCTTGCAAGCGATTGCGGATTTTTTAAGCCCGCAAGGGTATGCGTATAATATTTTGATGTTCTTACTCATTATCTTTTTTGCTTACTTTTATTCTTCTATCGTGTTCAATTCTAAGGATATTGCGGATAATTTAAGGCGTAATGGCGGGTATATTCCAGGGCTTAGGCCTGGAGAGGGGACTTCATCGTTTTTAAATTCTGTAGCGAGCAAGCTCACTTTGTGGGGTTCGTTGTATTTAGCGCTCATTTCTACCGTGCCTTGGATTCTGGTTAAGGCTATGGGCGTGCCTTTTTATTTTGGAGGCACGGCGGTGCTGATTGTGGTTCAAGTCGCTATTGACACCATGAAAAAGATTGAAGCGCAAATTTATATGAGCAAGTATAAAACTTTAAGCGCGGTAGGCTTTTAA
- a CDS encoding translation initiation factor IF-1 — protein MARDDVIEVDGKVIEALPNATFKVELDNKHVVLCRISGKMRMHYIRIALGDRVKLELTPYSLDKGRITFRYK, from the coding sequence ATGGCAAGAGATGATGTTATAGAAGTGGATGGAAAAGTGATTGAGGCGTTGCCTAACGCCACTTTTAAGGTGGAATTAGACAATAAGCATGTGGTGTTGTGCCGTATTTCTGGAAAGATGCGCATGCACTATATTAGGATTGCTTTAGGCGATAGGGTCAAGCTAGAGCTTACGCCCTATAGCTTAGACAAGGGTCGGATAACTTTTAGATATAAATGA
- the rpsD gene encoding 30S ribosomal protein S4 codes for MARYRGAVERLERRFGVSLALKGERRLSGKSALDKRAYGPGQHGQRRAKTSDYGLQLKEKQKAKMMYGISEKQFRSIFVEANRLDGNTGENLIRLIERRLDNVVYRMGFATTRSSARQLVTHGHVLVDGKRLDIPSYFVRSGQKIEIKEKTKSNPQVVRAMELTAQTGIVPWIDVEKDKKYGIFTRYPEREEVVVPIEERLIVELYSK; via the coding sequence ATGGCAAGATATAGAGGCGCAGTAGAAAGACTAGAAAGGCGTTTTGGGGTTTCTTTAGCTTTAAAAGGTGAAAGGCGATTGAGCGGGAAGAGCGCACTAGATAAAAGGGCTTATGGGCCAGGCCAGCATGGGCAAAGACGCGCTAAGACTTCTGATTACGGGTTGCAATTGAAAGAAAAGCAAAAAGCTAAAATGATGTATGGCATTTCTGAAAAGCAATTCAGGAGTATTTTTGTGGAAGCCAATCGCTTGGACGGCAATACGGGTGAAAACCTTATCCGCTTGATTGAAAGAAGATTGGATAATGTTGTCTATCGCATGGGGTTTGCGACCACTAGAAGCTCTGCTAGGCAATTGGTAACGCATGGGCATGTGCTTGTGGATGGTAAGCGTTTGGATATTCCCTCTTATTTCGTGCGTTCAGGGCAAAAAATTGAGATCAAAGAAAAAACCAAGAGCAACCCTCAAGTGGTGCGCGCGATGGAATTGACGGCTCAAACAGGGATTGTGCCATGGATTGATGTGGAAAAAGATAAAAAATACGGCATCTTCACCCGCTACCCTGAAAGAGAAGAAGTGGTTGTCCCTATTGAAGAAAGACTCATTGTAGAATTGTATTCTAAGTAA